A single region of the Streptomyces sp. ITFR-16 genome encodes:
- a CDS encoding ABC transporter substrate-binding protein — MRMSPRIPAFAVAGVLAAASLTACGGDSTSASGDRNDSVKIMVGGLDKVIYLPAMLTERLGYFKDEGVAVQLLTEPAGVQAETALVSGDVQGTVGFYDHTLDLQVKGKHVESVVQLSQAPGEVEIVSNKAAGDITSAKDFKGKKLGVTGLGSSTDFLTKYLAVKNGVQTSEFTPVAVGAGQTFISALQQGSIQGGMTTDPTVATVLDKKLGRILVDMRTPEGSRQALGGLYPSSSLYMQTEWVNSHKATVQKLANAFVKTLKWMSTHSADEIAAKMPADYAQGGGAALYAESIKSTLPMFTEDGVMPADGPATVERVLKAFNPNLKNADVDLSKTYTTEFVKKAG, encoded by the coding sequence ATGCGTATGTCCCCACGGATCCCGGCGTTCGCCGTCGCCGGAGTGCTCGCCGCGGCGAGCCTGACCGCCTGCGGAGGCGACTCCACCTCCGCCTCCGGCGACAGGAACGACAGCGTCAAGATCATGGTCGGCGGCCTGGACAAGGTCATCTATCTCCCCGCGATGCTCACCGAACGGCTCGGCTACTTCAAGGACGAGGGCGTGGCGGTGCAACTGCTGACCGAGCCCGCCGGCGTGCAGGCCGAAACCGCCCTGGTCTCCGGCGACGTACAGGGCACGGTGGGCTTCTACGACCACACCCTGGACCTCCAGGTGAAGGGCAAGCACGTCGAGTCGGTGGTCCAGCTCTCCCAGGCGCCCGGCGAGGTCGAGATCGTCTCGAACAAGGCGGCGGGCGACATCACCTCGGCGAAGGACTTCAAGGGCAAGAAGCTGGGCGTGACGGGCCTCGGCTCCTCGACCGACTTCCTGACGAAGTACCTCGCGGTGAAGAACGGCGTGCAGACCAGCGAGTTCACCCCCGTCGCGGTCGGCGCCGGACAGACGTTCATCTCCGCCCTCCAGCAGGGCTCCATCCAGGGCGGTATGACCACCGACCCCACGGTGGCCACCGTCCTCGACAAGAAGCTGGGCAGGATCCTCGTCGACATGCGGACCCCGGAGGGGTCCCGGCAGGCGCTCGGCGGGCTCTACCCGTCCTCCAGCCTCTATATGCAGACGGAGTGGGTCAACAGCCACAAGGCGACCGTCCAGAAGCTGGCCAACGCCTTCGTGAAGACACTCAAGTGGATGTCGACGCACAGCGCCGACGAGATCGCCGCGAAGATGCCGGCCGACTACGCGCAGGGAGGAGGCGCCGCGCTGTACGCGGAGTCCATCAAGAGCACCCTGCCCATGTTCACCGAGGACGGCGTGATGCCGGCGGACGGACCGGCCACCGTGGAGCGGGTCCTGAAGGCGTTCAACCCGAACCTGAAGAACGCCGACGTCGACCTGTCCAAGACGTACACCACGGAGTTCGTGAAGAAGGCCGGCTGA
- a CDS encoding sensor histidine kinase produces the protein MRIHWPRRVFAQVLLTQVAITTGVVMLVTGLFLAPLSHELDDQAMRRALSIAQTTAAEPGLVDKLLSTGPSPTGPVQAEAERIRRATGALYVVVMDTRGVRWSHTETDRISRHVSTDPSTALSGREIMQIDIGTLGRSARAKVPLRDRHGTVVGAVSVGIAYRSVRQGLLGTIPVLLQYAGAALAAGVLAALAVSRRLQRDTHGLAFADISALLDEREAMLHSIREAVLALDARGRIRLLNDEAQRLLELTPDAVGRALGDVLPPGRTAQVLAGRVDGANLLTVCRGRVLIANRMPTGDGGAVVTLRDRTELELLGRELDSTHGLLDALRAQDHEHANRLHTLLGLLELGMHDAAVEFVTEVADDRRASAEQVAERVSDPLLAALLVGKSAVAAERGASLRVSPATRLPDVVVDPRDLVTVLGNLIDNALDVATLVEVELLAENTGAVLRVSDNGPGVPVALREQIFTEGWSTKQAPAHRERGLGLALVRRLAERYGGTARVAARAGGGSVFTVVLPEALAVRQLTGVGESQ, from the coding sequence ATGCGGATTCACTGGCCCCGTCGTGTCTTCGCCCAGGTGCTGCTCACCCAGGTCGCCATCACCACGGGTGTGGTCATGCTCGTCACCGGTCTCTTCCTGGCCCCGCTCAGTCATGAACTCGACGACCAGGCGATGCGCCGGGCCCTGTCCATCGCCCAGACCACCGCGGCCGAACCCGGTCTGGTGGACAAGCTGCTGAGCACCGGGCCCAGCCCCACGGGTCCCGTCCAGGCCGAGGCGGAACGGATCCGCCGGGCCACCGGGGCGCTGTACGTCGTGGTGATGGACACCCGGGGTGTGCGCTGGTCGCACACCGAGACCGACCGGATCAGCCGGCATGTCTCGACCGACCCGAGCACGGCCCTGTCCGGCCGCGAGATCATGCAGATCGACATCGGCACCCTGGGGCGCTCGGCCCGCGCCAAGGTCCCGCTGCGCGACCGGCACGGCACGGTGGTCGGGGCCGTATCGGTGGGGATCGCGTACCGGAGCGTCCGGCAGGGGCTGCTCGGCACCATTCCGGTGCTCCTTCAGTACGCGGGCGCCGCGCTGGCCGCCGGGGTGCTGGCCGCGCTCGCGGTGTCCCGGCGGCTCCAGCGCGACACCCACGGCCTGGCCTTCGCGGACATCTCGGCGCTCCTGGACGAACGCGAGGCCATGCTGCACAGCATCCGTGAGGCCGTGCTGGCGCTGGACGCCCGCGGGCGGATCAGGCTGCTCAACGACGAGGCGCAGCGGCTGCTGGAGCTGACCCCGGACGCGGTCGGCCGCGCACTCGGGGACGTGCTGCCGCCCGGCCGGACGGCGCAGGTGCTGGCGGGCCGGGTGGACGGGGCGAATCTGCTGACCGTGTGCCGGGGGCGGGTGCTGATCGCCAACCGGATGCCGACCGGGGACGGCGGCGCGGTGGTGACCCTGCGCGACCGCACCGAGCTGGAACTCCTCGGCCGGGAGCTGGATTCCACACACGGCCTGCTCGACGCGCTCCGCGCCCAGGACCACGAGCACGCCAACCGGCTGCACACCCTGCTCGGCCTGCTGGAGCTGGGTATGCACGACGCGGCGGTGGAGTTCGTCACCGAGGTCGCGGACGACCGGCGGGCCTCGGCCGAGCAGGTGGCCGAACGGGTCAGCGATCCGCTGCTGGCGGCGCTGCTGGTGGGCAAGTCGGCGGTGGCCGCCGAGCGCGGCGCGTCCCTGCGCGTCTCCCCCGCCACCCGGCTGCCCGATGTGGTGGTGGACCCGCGCGACCTGGTGACCGTGCTCGGCAATCTCATCGACAACGCCCTGGACGTCGCCACGCTGGTCGAGGTCGAGCTGCTCGCCGAGAACACCGGCGCGGTGCTGCGGGTCAGTGACAACGGTCCCGGGGTGCCGGTCGCCCTGCGGGAGCAGATCTTCACCGAGGGCTGGTCCACCAAACAGGCCCCGGCCCACCGCGAACGCGGACTGGGGCTCGCGCTGGTGCGCCGCCTGGCCGAGCGCTACGGCGGCACCGCCCGGGTGGCGGCCCGGGCGGGCGGCGGATCGGTCTTCACCGTCGTGCTGCCCGAGGCGCTGGCGGTACGACAACTGACCGGAGTGGGAGAGTCGCAGTGA
- a CDS encoding ABC transporter ATP-binding protein, with product MNSETSPAIELRGASKAFRTPSGALHTAVRDLDLTIGRGEFVAVVGPTGCGKSTTLTLISGLEEPTEGEVLVSGAPVRGIGDKVGFVFQQDAVFPWRTVLSNVMAGPRFRGVPKAEAKERARAWLARVGLSSFEDRYPHQLSGGQRKRVALAATFVNDPEILLMDEPFSALDVQTRALMSDELLELWGGTGASVVFVTHDLEESIALADKVVVMTAGPATVKEVFEIGLPRPRKVEQVRLEPRFLEIYREIWSSLGEEVRITRERGAADAA from the coding sequence ATGAACAGCGAAACGAGCCCCGCCATCGAGCTGCGGGGGGCGAGCAAAGCGTTCCGGACTCCGTCGGGGGCGCTCCACACCGCCGTACGGGATCTTGACCTGACGATCGGCCGGGGCGAGTTCGTCGCCGTGGTCGGCCCGACCGGATGCGGCAAGTCGACCACCCTGACCCTGATCAGCGGCCTGGAGGAGCCCACCGAGGGCGAGGTGCTGGTCTCCGGCGCACCGGTGCGCGGCATCGGCGACAAGGTCGGCTTCGTCTTCCAGCAGGACGCGGTCTTCCCCTGGCGGACCGTGCTCTCCAATGTGATGGCCGGCCCCCGCTTCCGGGGTGTGCCGAAGGCGGAGGCGAAGGAGCGGGCTCGCGCCTGGCTCGCCAGGGTCGGCCTGTCCTCCTTCGAGGACCGCTATCCGCACCAGCTCTCCGGCGGCCAGCGCAAGCGGGTCGCGCTCGCGGCGACCTTCGTCAACGACCCGGAGATCCTGCTGATGGACGAGCCGTTCTCCGCGCTCGACGTGCAGACCCGGGCCCTGATGTCCGACGAACTCCTGGAGCTGTGGGGCGGCACCGGCGCCTCCGTCGTCTTCGTCACCCACGACCTGGAGGAGTCCATCGCCCTGGCCGACAAGGTCGTCGTGATGACGGCGGGCCCGGCCACGGTCAAGGAGGTCTTCGAGATCGGGCTGCCGCGCCCGCGCAAGGTCGAACAGGTGCGGCTGGAGCCCCGGTTCCTGGAGATCTACCGGGAGATCTGGTCCTCGCTCGGCGAAGAGGTCCGGATCACGCGCGAGAGGGGTGCGGCCGATGCTGCCTGA
- a CDS encoding ABC transporter permease, whose product MLPDTVTKDAADGGAATGTGRTAARARAARNRRMLVLGSRIAVLVAVVGLWEWLARTAVIDPFNFSMPSKIWDQIHTWVTEGTAQGSLWEQIWYTLYEALLGWVIGVLAGVLLGIALGRVRFAADVLGPYIKVLNALPRIVLAPIFLIWFGLGPASKVASAVVLVFFPVFFNAFQGAREVDRNLVANSRILGAGNRQVTLHVVIPSATSWIFTSLHVSFGFALIGAIVGEYIGATKGLGLLVAASQGTFNSAGVYAAMVILAIVALLAEGLLTFLEKQLFRWKPADADTAR is encoded by the coding sequence ATGCTGCCTGACACCGTCACGAAGGACGCCGCCGACGGCGGGGCCGCCACCGGGACCGGCCGGACGGCGGCCAGGGCCCGGGCGGCCCGCAACCGCAGGATGCTGGTGCTGGGCAGCCGGATCGCCGTGCTCGTCGCGGTCGTCGGACTGTGGGAGTGGCTGGCCAGGACCGCCGTCATCGATCCGTTCAACTTCTCGATGCCGTCGAAGATCTGGGACCAGATCCACACCTGGGTGACCGAGGGAACCGCCCAGGGCTCCCTGTGGGAACAGATCTGGTACACGCTCTACGAGGCGCTGCTCGGCTGGGTCATCGGGGTGCTCGCCGGGGTGCTGCTCGGCATCGCGCTCGGCCGCGTCCGGTTCGCCGCCGATGTGCTCGGCCCGTACATCAAGGTGCTCAACGCGCTGCCCCGGATCGTCCTCGCCCCCATCTTCCTGATCTGGTTCGGCCTCGGCCCGGCGTCCAAGGTCGCCTCGGCGGTCGTCCTGGTGTTCTTCCCGGTGTTCTTCAACGCCTTCCAGGGGGCCCGGGAGGTCGACCGCAATCTCGTCGCCAACTCCCGCATCCTGGGTGCCGGCAACCGCCAGGTCACCCTTCACGTGGTCATCCCCTCGGCCACATCGTGGATCTTCACCAGCCTGCACGTCAGCTTCGGCTTCGCGCTGATCGGCGCCATCGTCGGCGAGTACATCGGCGCGACCAAGGGGCTCGGGCTGCTGGTGGCCGCCTCGCAGGGCACCTTCAACTCGGCCGGTGTCTACGCCGCCATGGTCATCCTCGCGATCGTCGCCCTGCTCGCCGAGGGGCTGCTCACCTTCCTGGAGAAACAGCTCTTCCGCTGGAAGCCGGCCGACGCCGACACCGCCCGCTGA
- a CDS encoding response regulator has protein sequence MIDVLVVDDDFRVAEINAAYVAKVPGFRVVARAHTAAQALSVLEREQVDLILLDHYLPDRPGLTLVHQLHRMGHPADVIMVTAARDVLTVRTALRYGALQYLVKPFSFGGLRSKLESYATLRRTLEGVESRRGEAGQEQVDQIFGALRTAESVSAAGLPKGHSAPTADVIRQVLSAAGEPLSAHEVAARAGLSRSTAHRYLKYLQGAGRISLSLKYGDTGRPEHRYAWAPAG, from the coding sequence GTGATCGATGTACTGGTGGTGGACGACGACTTCCGCGTGGCGGAGATCAACGCGGCGTATGTGGCCAAGGTGCCCGGCTTCCGCGTCGTCGCCCGCGCGCACACGGCCGCGCAGGCCCTGTCCGTACTGGAGCGCGAGCAGGTGGACCTGATCCTCCTCGACCACTATCTGCCGGACCGGCCGGGGCTGACGCTGGTCCATCAGCTGCACCGGATGGGGCACCCGGCCGACGTCATCATGGTGACGGCCGCCCGCGACGTCCTGACCGTGCGGACCGCCCTGCGGTACGGCGCCCTGCAGTATCTGGTCAAGCCGTTCAGCTTCGGCGGCCTGCGCTCCAAGCTGGAGAGCTACGCGACGCTGCGCCGCACCCTGGAGGGGGTGGAGAGCCGCCGGGGCGAGGCCGGGCAGGAGCAGGTCGACCAGATCTTCGGGGCGCTGCGCACGGCGGAGTCGGTGTCGGCCGCCGGGCTGCCGAAGGGACATTCGGCGCCGACCGCCGACGTCATCCGCCAGGTCCTCTCGGCGGCCGGCGAGCCTCTGTCGGCGCACGAGGTGGCGGCGCGGGCGGGCCTGAGCCGGTCCACCGCGCACCGCTATCTCAAGTACCTGCAAGGGGCGGGGCGGATCAGCCTGAGCCTCAAGTACGGCGACACCGGCCGGCCGGAGCACCGCTACGCCTGGGCCCCGGCCGGCTGA
- a CDS encoding APC family permease gives MTDTLSAPQALAPATGPTPQKLKRSIGVVGGTLLTLSCVTPASTLFVVVPDLFAGLGTYTALTIAIGSLLCIAVAFCYSELGTLIPSAGGEYAMVSTMAGRLAGWLVFVLSLLVVMIVPPVIAMGTADYLAPLVHIPAPLAGAGVMLLATLAGLLDLRANAWITGIFLVLEVIAAGVVAVLGFAHSERGASALVHGTVAAPGGTSSTVTAMTVVSGLAIALFITQGFSTAVYLSEELEDPRRNVSRTVLATLAISTAVILVPVIAITVGAPDLATLTSGDLSGMVEAWSNSAVGTFVSLCVALAIINAGIVMVIQNSRVLFASARDKAWPAPVNEALSRLGRFGSPWVATLVVGIPGAALCFVSLDTLYGVTGVSVTAMYLLVAVAALLCRRGTHREAPAWRMPLWPAIPVLLIAVLAYILTQQETSYLLWTGGITAFATLYWALYLRPRRDTRWLVSIPEDAEAA, from the coding sequence ATGACCGACACGCTCAGCGCTCCCCAGGCGCTCGCCCCCGCGACCGGGCCCACCCCGCAGAAGCTCAAGCGTTCCATCGGCGTCGTGGGAGGAACCCTGCTCACGCTCTCGTGCGTGACACCGGCCTCCACCCTCTTCGTGGTCGTGCCCGACCTGTTCGCCGGACTCGGCACCTACACCGCCCTCACCATCGCCATCGGCTCGCTGCTCTGTATCGCGGTGGCGTTCTGTTACTCGGAGCTGGGCACCCTCATCCCGAGCGCCGGCGGCGAGTACGCCATGGTCTCGACGATGGCCGGACGGCTGGCCGGCTGGCTCGTGTTCGTCCTCTCACTGCTCGTCGTGATGATCGTGCCCCCGGTCATCGCCATGGGGACCGCCGACTACCTCGCCCCCCTCGTGCACATCCCCGCCCCCCTCGCCGGGGCGGGCGTCATGCTGCTGGCCACCCTCGCGGGCCTCCTCGACCTGCGCGCGAACGCCTGGATCACCGGGATCTTCCTCGTCCTCGAAGTGATCGCCGCGGGCGTCGTCGCCGTCCTCGGGTTCGCGCACTCCGAGCGGGGCGCCTCCGCCCTGGTGCACGGCACGGTCGCCGCGCCGGGCGGCACGAGTTCCACGGTCACCGCCATGACGGTCGTCTCCGGACTCGCCATCGCCCTCTTCATCACACAGGGCTTCTCCACCGCCGTCTACCTCTCGGAGGAGCTGGAGGACCCGCGGCGCAACGTGTCCCGTACCGTCCTCGCCACGCTCGCCATCTCGACGGCCGTCATCCTCGTGCCCGTCATCGCCATCACGGTCGGCGCGCCCGACCTCGCGACCCTGACCTCCGGTGACCTCAGCGGCATGGTCGAGGCCTGGTCCAACTCGGCCGTCGGCACCTTCGTGAGCCTCTGTGTCGCCCTCGCCATCATCAACGCCGGCATCGTCATGGTCATCCAGAACTCCCGCGTGCTGTTCGCCTCCGCCCGCGACAAGGCCTGGCCCGCCCCGGTCAACGAGGCGCTGTCCCGGCTCGGCCGGTTCGGCTCGCCGTGGGTGGCGACCCTCGTCGTCGGCATCCCCGGCGCGGCGCTCTGCTTCGTCAGCCTCGACACGCTGTACGGAGTCACCGGCGTCTCCGTCACCGCCATGTACCTGCTGGTCGCCGTCGCCGCCCTGCTCTGCCGGCGCGGCACGCACCGCGAGGCCCCGGCCTGGCGGATGCCCCTGTGGCCGGCGATCCCGGTGCTGCTCATCGCGGTGCTCGCGTACATCCTGACCCAGCAGGAGACCTCGTATCTCCTGTGGACCGGCGGGATCACGGCGTTCGCCACCCTGTACTGGGCCCTGTACCTGCGGCCCCGCCGCGACACCCGCTGGCTGGTCAGCATCCCGGAGGACGCCGAGGCCGCCTGA